A genomic window from Streptomyces sp. WMMC940 includes:
- a CDS encoding SDR family oxidoreductase, giving the protein MNAERRSAVVTGAGSGIGRSVALAFAGAGWSLALAGRRADALGETASLAGGADVLCVPTDITSPDAVTALFTAARERFGRVDLLFNNAGTFGPGGVHLEDLPHEAWRHVVDVNLTGSFLCAQAAFRVMKDQDPQGGRIINNGSISAHAPRPHSVAYTATKHAVTGLTKSLSLDGRPYRIACGQIDIGNAATEMTARMETGVLQADGRTAPEPVMDVDDVARTVLHMAELPLEANVQFATVMSTTMPYIGRG; this is encoded by the coding sequence ATGAACGCAGAACGGAGAAGTGCGGTGGTCACGGGCGCCGGCTCGGGCATCGGGCGCAGCGTCGCCCTGGCGTTCGCGGGCGCGGGTTGGTCGCTGGCGCTGGCGGGCCGGCGGGCGGACGCACTGGGAGAGACGGCCTCACTGGCCGGCGGGGCGGACGTACTCTGCGTCCCGACGGACATCACGTCCCCGGACGCCGTCACGGCGCTCTTCACCGCGGCGCGGGAGCGGTTCGGGCGTGTGGACCTGCTCTTCAACAACGCGGGCACGTTCGGCCCCGGCGGGGTGCACCTCGAGGACCTCCCCCACGAGGCATGGCGCCATGTCGTGGACGTCAATCTGACGGGTTCGTTCCTGTGCGCCCAGGCCGCGTTCCGGGTGATGAAGGACCAGGACCCGCAGGGCGGCCGCATCATCAACAACGGCTCCATCTCCGCACACGCGCCGCGTCCGCACTCGGTGGCGTACACGGCGACGAAGCACGCCGTCACCGGTCTCACCAAGTCCCTGTCGCTGGACGGCCGTCCCTACCGCATCGCCTGCGGCCAGATCGACATCGGCAACGCGGCCACGGAGATGACGGCCCGCATGGAGACCGGCGTCCTTCAGGCCGATGGCCGCACCGCCCCCGAACCGGTCATGGACGTGGACGACGTGGCACGGACGGTGCTGCACATGGCGGAGCTGCCCCTGGAGGCGAACGTGCAGTTCGCGACGGTGATGTCCACGACGATGCCGTACATCGGCCGCGGCTGA
- a CDS encoding PhzF family phenazine biosynthesis protein yields MSSDARPDVLRYTAFSTEPTGGNPAGVVLDASTLADAEMLAVAAELGYSESAFLAPEGERAFTIRYFSPKAEVPFCGHATVAAAIALAERIGPGELEFTTRAGIVPVEVTERDGALRATLTSVVPSVEGITDDDLAEALAALDWTGSGDLDPAFPPRVAFAGARHLVLAAATRERLADLAYDVDRLEALMLRLDLTTVQLVWRESTTVFHVRDPFPVGGVVEDPATGAAAAAFGAYARELGLVPEDAVLTLHQGEDLGRPGQLTVTLYAGDPRVRVSGAGTRIG; encoded by the coding sequence ATGAGCTCAGACGCACGCCCCGACGTCCTCCGGTACACCGCGTTCTCCACCGAGCCCACCGGCGGCAACCCCGCGGGCGTGGTCCTCGACGCCTCCACCCTCGCCGACGCCGAGATGCTCGCCGTCGCCGCCGAGCTCGGGTACTCCGAGTCCGCGTTCCTCGCCCCAGAGGGCGAGCGGGCCTTCACCATCCGCTACTTCAGCCCCAAGGCCGAGGTCCCGTTCTGCGGTCACGCGACCGTCGCCGCCGCCATCGCCCTCGCCGAACGCATCGGTCCCGGAGAACTGGAGTTCACCACCCGCGCGGGGATCGTCCCGGTGGAGGTCACGGAGCGGGACGGCGCGCTCCGGGCCACGCTCACCAGCGTCGTACCGAGCGTCGAAGGGATCACGGACGACGACCTCGCCGAGGCGCTCGCCGCACTCGACTGGACCGGCTCCGGAGACCTGGACCCGGCCTTCCCGCCGCGTGTCGCCTTCGCCGGCGCCCGCCATCTCGTCCTCGCCGCCGCGACCCGCGAGCGCCTCGCGGACCTCGCGTACGACGTCGACCGCCTGGAGGCCCTGATGCTCCGGCTGGACCTCACCACCGTGCAACTGGTGTGGCGGGAGTCGACGACCGTGTTCCACGTGCGCGACCCGTTCCCCGTCGGAGGAGTCGTGGAGGACCCGGCCACGGGCGCCGCGGCGGCCGCCTTCGGTGCGTACGCCCGCGAGCTCGGGCTGGTGCCCGAGGACGCGGTGCTCACCCTGCACCAGGGCGAGGACCTCGGGCGGCCGGGGCAACTGACGGTGACGCTGTACGCGGGCGACCCGAGGGTGCGGGTGAGCGGCGCGGGCACCCGCATCGGCTGA